Proteins co-encoded in one Ooceraea biroi isolate clonal line C1 chromosome 9, Obir_v5.4, whole genome shotgun sequence genomic window:
- the LOC105279535 gene encoding eukaryotic translation initiation factor 3 subunit L — protein sequence MSKMYDDYNEYDAYDDYGPPDVHDQYDRPSYRQVPEMVRNFLVFLRNCINEGMIFEIQNLYENSFPKLSEQLFDKSPWPDASTIAHIVDNDPVFLTLYKELYYRHIYARMQGPTLEQRLNSFYNYCDLFNYILHPDTPVQLELPDQWLWELIDEFVYQFQSFAQYRANLSNKTPDEIENLNAHNKIWDVLCVLNVLHYLVDKSKIKSQLEVYASGGDPDSVAGAFGRHSLYKMLGYFSLVGLLRLHSLLGDYYQAIKVLENVELYKKSAYSHVPGCQISTAYYVGFAYMMMRRYADAIRTFSGILLYIQRTKQLFATRSYQNDQINKQTEQMYHLLAICLVLHPQCIDEGLQQALRDKNYHEKMYKMQYGDLSEFENCFVFACPKFLSLTPPNPDNPNEDYVREAIKHQTQVFMDEVVQQKMLPTIRSYLKLYTTLPLSKLATFMGNNRDEGWDLAKEVNALTIHLLCFKHKMKNIVWTKGTSGLDGKFQSGSELDFYIDHDMIHIADTKVAHRYGDFFIRKILKFEELNRKLHHIKI from the exons ATGAGTAAGATGTACGATGATTATAACGAG TATGACGCGTACGACGATTACGGGCCGCCGGACGTTCACGATCAGTACGATCGGCCGAGCTATCGGCAAGTGCCCGAAATGGTGCGCAACTTCTTGGTATTCCTGCGTAATTGCATCAACGAGGGCATGATCTTCGAGATTCAAAATCTCTACGAGAACTCATTCCCCAAGCTGTCGGAGCAGCTGTTCGACAAGTCGCCATGGCCGGACGCCTCGACAATCGCTCACATCGTTGACAACGATCCGGTCTTCCTGACCCTTTACAAAGAATTGTACTACCGTCACATCTATGCGCGCATGCAAGGTCCAACGTTGGAGCAGCGTCTCAATTCCTTCTACAACTACTGCGACCTGTTCAACTACATCCTACATCCCGACACGCCGGTGCAACTGGAGCTGCCCGATCAGTGGCTGTGGGAGTTAATTGACGAGTTTGTTTATCAGTTCCAGTCGTTCGCCCAATACCGTGCCAATCTGTCAAACAAGACACCAGACGAGATTGAGAATCTGAACGCTCATAACAAGATCTGGGACGTTCTGTGCGTGCTGAATGTCTTGCACTATCTGGTCGATAAGTCCAAGATCAAGAGCCAGTTGGAGGTTTACGCGAGCGGCGGCGACCCGGATTCCGTGGCCGGTGCCTTTGGCAGGCATTCCTTGTACAAGATGCTTGGTTATTTCTCGCTCGTTGGTCTTCTGAGATTGCACTCCCTGCTGGGTGATTATTACCAGGCGATCAAAGTGCTAGAGAACGTGGAGCTGTATAAGAAGAGCGCGTACTCTCACGTACCCGGTTGTCAGATCTCGACTGCGTACTATGTGGGCTTTGCCTACATGATGATGCGCCGATATGCCGACGCGATTAGGACGTTCTCGGGTATCCTGCTGTACATTCAGCGCACGAAGCAGCTGTTCGCCACGCGAAGTTATCAGAACGATCAGATCAATAAGCAGACTGAGCAGATGTATCATTTACTCGCCATCTGCCTGGTACTGCATCCACAGTGCATTGACGAGGGCCTGCAGCAGGCACTGCGGGACAAGAACTATCACGAAAAGATGTACAAGATGCAATATGGCGACCTCTCCGAATTTGAGAACTGCTTCGTGTTTGCCTGCCCTAAATTCCTGTCGCTGACGCCACCGAATCCGGATAATCCCAACGAAGATTACGTTCGTGAGGCCATCAAGCATCAGACCCAGGTGTTCATGGATGAGGTGGTACAGCAGAAGATGTTGCCGACTATTCGTTCGTATTTGAAGCTCTACACAACATTGCCGTTGAGCAAATTGGCCACGTTCATGGGTAACAATAGAGACGAAGGCTGGGACTTGGCCAAGGAAGTCAACGCGTTGACGATACATTTACTCTGCTTCAAACACAAAATGAAGAATATCGTTTGGACAAAAGGCACGTCGGGATTAGACGGAAAATTCCAGTCCGGATCTGAG ttGGATTTCTATATCGATCACGATATGATTCACATCGCTGACACGAAAGTAGCGCATCGCTATGGAGACTTTTTCATTCGCAAAATACTGAAGTTTGAAGAATTGAATCGTAAACTGcatcatataaaaatttaa
- the LOC105279534 gene encoding chitobiosyldiphosphodolichol beta-mannosyltransferase isoform X2, translating to MFILLRYIDSILKLFWILASLWIFLRVVHKFCLKKFKSNKNVCVLVPNDIGRSPRMQYHAISFARVGFTVDVVGYPGSSPMKEVVESPRIQVHYLRPPPELRNRLPLFLRYVVKVIWQTVDLLWSLLFKRIPNTLIIQNPPAIPTIPVCWFYCVLMETQFIIDWHNYAYSLMSLGEDHILFKLAKHIEITFGRRATNNFCVTRAMKNDLIRWHIYSKVIYDEPADDFRPISLKEKNEFLCKLAEKYALSISDSLRRSGFIVSSTSWTKDEDFLLLFNALQEYENACDNEELNLPDLICVITGKGPLRDFYMAIVASKKWKHVQVRTLWLENEDYPKILATADLGICLHTSSSGLDLPMKIVNMFGCGLPVCAYNFYCLSELVRHNENGLVFASENELAQQLKMWFHDFPNNDAQQQLREKFQKNMFTSLVQRNAWCNGILTQEIDYNLNKKYPDQYHSYIAASYVKFVEGAGARPVPIWIGANDSYYEDILSKINGVLWPGGATYFYPNEGYADAGAAIYRIAKTINKRGEHFPILGICLGFELLTYVAANRVEHRSNCSSQNQPLPLEFKPDFRKSNLFKNAPWDVVEILQEENVTANYHRYCVTEEDLHRVNLSDKFRVMSLNRDTKGLEFISTLEHKNYPFYGIQFHPEKNLYEWVTGKNIPHGRNAARISQYFANFFVNEARKNLRRFASKQEEERSLIYNYPITYTALQNSTYLQCYMFKKSDRNGLTMDNAV from the exons ATGTTTATATTGCTTCGATACATTGATTCGATACTTAAATTGTTTTGGATACTTGCGTCCCTTTGGATATTTCTGCGTGTCGTACACAAATTTTGTCTGAAGAAATTTAAATCCAACAAAAATGTTTGTGTGCTGGTGCCCAACGACATCGGCAGAAGCCCGCGAATGCAATATCACGCAATCTCTTTCGCCAGGGTAGGCTTTACTGTAGACGTTGTAGGTTACCCTGGTTCATCACCAATGAAGGAAGTTGTCGAGAGTCCGCGTATACAGGTTCACTACCTGCGACCGCCTCCGGAATTGCGAAACA gATTACCACTTTTCTTACGTTACGTAGTAAAAGTGATATGGCAAACTGTTGATCTCTTATGGTCATTACTTTTCAAACGAATAccaaatacattaataattcaaaatcCCCCTGCGATACCAACGATTCCAGTATGTTGGTTTTACTGCGTTCTGATGGAAACGCAATTCATCATCGATTGGCACAATTATGCATATTCTCTGATGAGCTTAGGAGAGGATCATATTCTGTTTAAACTGGCCAAACATATTGAGATAACATTTGGACGCAGAGCAACAAATAATTTCTGTGTCACTAGAGCGATGAAGAATGATCTAATAAGATGGCACATTTA CTCTAAGGTCATATATGACGAACCAGCCGATGACTTCCGTCCAATCTcgttgaaagagaaaaatgagtTTTTGTGCAAGTTAGCAGAAAAGTACGCTCTATCTATATCTGATTCACTCAGAAGATCCGGATTTATTGTGTCCAGCACTAGCTGGACGAAAGATGAAGATTTTTTACTTCTGTTTAATGCATTGCAAG AGTATGAAAACGCGTGTGATAACGAAGAGTTGAATCTACCTGATTTAATTTGCGTGATAACGGGTAAAGGACCGTTGCGAGATTTCTACATGGCCATCGTTGCCTCGAAAAAATGGAAACATGTTCAAGTAAGAACATTATGGCTTGAAAATGAAGATTATCCGAAAATACTAG CTACTGCAGACTTAGGCATATGCCTTCATACGTCATCCAGTGGATTGGATTTACCAATGAAAATTGTGAATATGTTTGGTTGTGGCTTGCCAGTTTGCGCGTACAATTTTTATTG CTTGTCAGAGTTGGTGAGGCACAACGAGAACGGCTTGGTATTCGCGAGCGAGAACGAGTTGGCTCAACAATTGAAAATGTGGTTTCACGATTTCCCAAATAACGACGCACAACAACAGTTACGTGAGAAGTTTCAAAAGAACATGTTTACATCCCTGGTACAGCGCAATGCTTGGTGCAACG GCATTCTGACGCAAGAAATAgattacaatttaaataagaaGTATCCCGATCAGTATCATAGCTACATCGCTGCGTCATACGTCAAATTCGTCGAAGGTGCTGGTGCGCGACCCGTCCCGATTTG GATTGGCGCAAACGATTCATATTACGAAGATATTTTGAGTAAAATTAACGG aGTACTGTGGCCGGGAGGTGCGACATATTTCTATCCGAATGAAGGATACGCTGATGCAGGCGCTGCGATTTACAG AATCGCGAAGACAATCAACAAGAGAGGCGAGCACTTTCCCATACTCGGCATCTGCCTCGGTTTCGAACTGCTGACGTACGTCGCGGCGAATCGTGTCGAGCACAGATCGAATTGTTCCAGCCAAAATCAGCCCCTTCCGCTGGAATTCAAACCGG ACTTCAGGAAAAGCAATTTGTTTAAGAATGCTCCGTGGGATGTCGTGGAAATCCTACAAGAAGAGAATGTCACGGCAAATTATCATCGCTACTGTGTTACGGAAGAG GATTTGCACCGTGTCAATTTAAGTGATAAGTTTCGTGTGATGTCACTGAATCGCGATACAAAAGGCTTAGAGTTCATCTCTACATTGGAGCACAAAAACTACCCGTTCTACGGAATACAGTTTCACCCAGAGAAAAACTTGTACGAGTGGGTGACTGGGAAAAATATTCCCCATGGACGTAATGCCGCTCGAATATCTCAATACTTcgcaaatttttttgttaatgaGG CACGCAAGAACTTACGCAGATTCGCGTCGAAGCAGGAGGAGGAACGGAGCTTGATCTACAACTATCCCATCACTTACACAGCTCTGCAGAATTCCACTTATCTGCAATGTTACATGTTTAAGAAAAGCGACCGTAACGGCCTCACTATGGACAACGCTGTGTAA
- the LOC105279534 gene encoding chitobiosyldiphosphodolichol beta-mannosyltransferase isoform X1 — protein sequence MFILLRYIDSILKLFWILASLWIFLRVVHKFCLKKFKSNKNVCVLVPNDIGRSPRMQYHAISFARVGFTVDVVGYPGSSPMKEVVESPRIQVHYLRPPPELRNRLPLFLRYVVKVIWQTVDLLWSLLFKRIPNTLIIQNPPAIPTIPVCWFYCVLMETQFIIDWHNYAYSLMSLGEDHILFKLAKHIEITFGRRATNNFCVTRAMKNDLIRWHIYSKVIYDEPADDFRPISLKEKNEFLCKLAEKYALSISDSLRRSGFIVSSTSWTKDEDFLLLFNALQEYENACDNEELNLPDLICVITGKGPLRDFYMAIVASKKWKHVQVRTLWLENEDYPKILATADLGICLHTSSSGLDLPMKIVNMFGCGLPVCAYNFYCLSELVRHNENGLVFASENELAQQLKMWFHDFPNNDAQQQLREKFQKNMFTSLVQRNAWCNAVTTGEELNDRPIIGILTQEIDYNLNKKYPDQYHSYIAASYVKFVEGAGARPVPIWIGANDSYYEDILSKINGVLWPGGATYFYPNEGYADAGAAIYRIAKTINKRGEHFPILGICLGFELLTYVAANRVEHRSNCSSQNQPLPLEFKPDFRKSNLFKNAPWDVVEILQEENVTANYHRYCVTEEDLHRVNLSDKFRVMSLNRDTKGLEFISTLEHKNYPFYGIQFHPEKNLYEWVTGKNIPHGRNAARISQYFANFFVNEARKNLRRFASKQEEERSLIYNYPITYTALQNSTYLQCYMFKKSDRNGLTMDNAV from the exons ATGTTTATATTGCTTCGATACATTGATTCGATACTTAAATTGTTTTGGATACTTGCGTCCCTTTGGATATTTCTGCGTGTCGTACACAAATTTTGTCTGAAGAAATTTAAATCCAACAAAAATGTTTGTGTGCTGGTGCCCAACGACATCGGCAGAAGCCCGCGAATGCAATATCACGCAATCTCTTTCGCCAGGGTAGGCTTTACTGTAGACGTTGTAGGTTACCCTGGTTCATCACCAATGAAGGAAGTTGTCGAGAGTCCGCGTATACAGGTTCACTACCTGCGACCGCCTCCGGAATTGCGAAACA gATTACCACTTTTCTTACGTTACGTAGTAAAAGTGATATGGCAAACTGTTGATCTCTTATGGTCATTACTTTTCAAACGAATAccaaatacattaataattcaaaatcCCCCTGCGATACCAACGATTCCAGTATGTTGGTTTTACTGCGTTCTGATGGAAACGCAATTCATCATCGATTGGCACAATTATGCATATTCTCTGATGAGCTTAGGAGAGGATCATATTCTGTTTAAACTGGCCAAACATATTGAGATAACATTTGGACGCAGAGCAACAAATAATTTCTGTGTCACTAGAGCGATGAAGAATGATCTAATAAGATGGCACATTTA CTCTAAGGTCATATATGACGAACCAGCCGATGACTTCCGTCCAATCTcgttgaaagagaaaaatgagtTTTTGTGCAAGTTAGCAGAAAAGTACGCTCTATCTATATCTGATTCACTCAGAAGATCCGGATTTATTGTGTCCAGCACTAGCTGGACGAAAGATGAAGATTTTTTACTTCTGTTTAATGCATTGCAAG AGTATGAAAACGCGTGTGATAACGAAGAGTTGAATCTACCTGATTTAATTTGCGTGATAACGGGTAAAGGACCGTTGCGAGATTTCTACATGGCCATCGTTGCCTCGAAAAAATGGAAACATGTTCAAGTAAGAACATTATGGCTTGAAAATGAAGATTATCCGAAAATACTAG CTACTGCAGACTTAGGCATATGCCTTCATACGTCATCCAGTGGATTGGATTTACCAATGAAAATTGTGAATATGTTTGGTTGTGGCTTGCCAGTTTGCGCGTACAATTTTTATTG CTTGTCAGAGTTGGTGAGGCACAACGAGAACGGCTTGGTATTCGCGAGCGAGAACGAGTTGGCTCAACAATTGAAAATGTGGTTTCACGATTTCCCAAATAACGACGCACAACAACAGTTACGTGAGAAGTTTCAAAAGAACATGTTTACATCCCTGGTACAGCGCAATGCTTGGTGCAACG CTGTGACCACCGGAGAGGAGTTGAACGATCGGCCGATCATCG GCATTCTGACGCAAGAAATAgattacaatttaaataagaaGTATCCCGATCAGTATCATAGCTACATCGCTGCGTCATACGTCAAATTCGTCGAAGGTGCTGGTGCGCGACCCGTCCCGATTTG GATTGGCGCAAACGATTCATATTACGAAGATATTTTGAGTAAAATTAACGG aGTACTGTGGCCGGGAGGTGCGACATATTTCTATCCGAATGAAGGATACGCTGATGCAGGCGCTGCGATTTACAG AATCGCGAAGACAATCAACAAGAGAGGCGAGCACTTTCCCATACTCGGCATCTGCCTCGGTTTCGAACTGCTGACGTACGTCGCGGCGAATCGTGTCGAGCACAGATCGAATTGTTCCAGCCAAAATCAGCCCCTTCCGCTGGAATTCAAACCGG ACTTCAGGAAAAGCAATTTGTTTAAGAATGCTCCGTGGGATGTCGTGGAAATCCTACAAGAAGAGAATGTCACGGCAAATTATCATCGCTACTGTGTTACGGAAGAG GATTTGCACCGTGTCAATTTAAGTGATAAGTTTCGTGTGATGTCACTGAATCGCGATACAAAAGGCTTAGAGTTCATCTCTACATTGGAGCACAAAAACTACCCGTTCTACGGAATACAGTTTCACCCAGAGAAAAACTTGTACGAGTGGGTGACTGGGAAAAATATTCCCCATGGACGTAATGCCGCTCGAATATCTCAATACTTcgcaaatttttttgttaatgaGG CACGCAAGAACTTACGCAGATTCGCGTCGAAGCAGGAGGAGGAACGGAGCTTGATCTACAACTATCCCATCACTTACACAGCTCTGCAGAATTCCACTTATCTGCAATGTTACATGTTTAAGAAAAGCGACCGTAACGGCCTCACTATGGACAACGCTGTGTAA